The Raphanus sativus cultivar WK10039 chromosome 2, ASM80110v3, whole genome shotgun sequence genome includes a region encoding these proteins:
- the LOC130508054 gene encoding regulatory protein NPR2 translates to MATIARLSGSYEITNGYSFITESSVDNPASEFLTSPEVSALQLLSTCLESVFDSPETFYSDAKLVLPDGREISFHRCVLSARIPVFKNALAAAVKDKKPTAVVKLELKEIARDHDVGFDSVVTVLAYVYSGRARPPRKGASDCVDYGCCHVACRPAVEFLMELLYLAYVFEIPELVSLYERQFLDIVDKIVIEDILVIFKLGNICGETYTKLLDRCVEIIAKSDIEIISLHKSLHQDIVKRITDTRKELGLEPFEPDKHVTNVYKALDSDDVELVKMLLTEGHTSLDDAYALHYAVAHSDVKTASDLIDLELADVDHRNPRGYTALHVAAMRNEPKLMVYLLTKGANASETTFDGRTALVIAKRRTKASEYNASTEQGKPSLKGGLCIEVLEHARKLGRLPRDESPCLPATPDELKMRLLYLENRVALARILFPVEAQVVMDIVKLEGTYEFTASSLEPDQHSGAKRTSLDLNMAPFVIREEHLCRLIALTNVVKLGKRYFPRCSLDHFMDTEDLNHLACVEEDTPEKRLQKKQRYMELQDTLMKTFSEEKEDSGKSSKTRSVRSNGKLSHRRLRVDKRDLEKRLCRKRKGDSRIEKHVTFQARD, encoded by the exons ATGGCTACCATCGCTAGACTCTCCGGTTCGTATGAAATCACCAACGGATACAGCTTCATCACCGAGTCCTCCGTCGACAACCCCGCGTCTGAGTTTCTAACATCACCGGAGGTTTCGGCGTTGCAACTCCTCTCCACATGCCTAGAATCCGTCTTCGACTCGCCGGAGACTTTCTACAGCGACGCCAAGCTGGTTCTCCCCGACGGCCGTGAGATATCCTTCCACCGCTGCGTTCTCTCGGCGAGGATACCCGTCTTCAAGAACGCGCTAGCAGCCGCCGTGAAGGACAAGAAACCCACCGCCGTCGTCAAGCTCGAGCTGAAGGAGATCGCGAGAGATCACGACGTGGGATTCGACTCGGTGGTGACCGTTTTGGCTTACGTCTACAGCGGCAGAGCGAGGCCGCCGCGGAAAGGAGCTTCTGATTGCGTTGACTATGGTTGCTGCCACGTGGCGTGCAGACCAGCCGTGGAGTTCTTGATGGAGCTTCTCTACTTGGCTTACGTCTTCGAGATTCCTGAGTTAGTGTCTCTGTACGAg agGCAGTTTCTTGATATTGTAGACAAGATTGTTATAGAAGACATCTTGGTGATATTCAAGCTCGGTAACATCTGTGGTGAAACTTACACGAAGCTTTTAGATAGATGCGTAGAGATTATCGCCAAGTCTGATATAGAGATTATTAGTCTCCACAAGTCTCTACACCAAGACATCGTCAAACGAATCACCGACACCCGAAAAGAGCTCGGTCTCGAGCCATTCGAGCCAGATAAACATGTTACGAACGTATACAAGGCGCTAGACTCCGACGATGTTGAGCTTGTCAAGATGCTTTTGACGGAAGGACACACGAGTCTAGACGACGCCTACGCTCTTCATTACGCCGTTGCGCATTCCGATGTCAAGACCGCGTCCGATCTCATAGACCTTGAGCTTGCGGATGTTGATCACAGAAACCCTAGAGGGTACACGGCGCTTCACGTTGCTGCGATGCGTAACGAGCCGAAGCTGATGGTTTATTTATTGACTAAAGGTGCGAATGCGTCAGAGACAACGTTTGATGGTAGAACTGCTCTTGTGATTGCGAAGCGGCGCACTAAAGCTTCGGAGTATAATGCTAGTACGGAGCAAGGGAAGCCTTCTCTGAAAGGAGGGTTATGCATAGAGGTACTAGAGCATGCACGTAAACTAGGTAGGTTGCCTAGAGATGAATCACCTTGTCTTCCAGCTACTCCTGATGAACTGAAGATGAGGTTGTTATATCTTGAAAACAGAG TTGCACTGGCTCGGATCCTCTTTCCAGTGGAAGCACAAGTGGTAATGGATATCGTCAAACTGGAGGGAACATACGAGTTTACAGCTTCTAGTCTCGAGCCTGATCAACATAGTGGTGCGAAGAGGACATCACTGGACTTAAACATGGCACCTTTCGTAATCCGAGAGGAGCATTTGTGTAGACTAATAGCGCTTACAAATGTCG TGAAGCTAGGGAAACGATACTTCCCACGCTGCTCTCTTGATCACTTTATGGACACTGAGGACTTGAATCACCTGGCTTGTGTAGAAGAGGACACTCCTGAGAAACGTCTACAGAAGAAGCAAAGGTACATGGAACTACAAGATACTCTGATGAAGACCTTTAGTGAGGAAAAGGAGGactctggaaagtcttccaaaacaagATCAGTGAGGTCCAATGGTAAGCTCTCTCATCGGCGCCTAAGGGTGGACAAAAGAGATTTAGAGAAAAGACTTTGCAGAAAGAGGAAGGGTGATTCAAGAATAGAAAAGCATGTCACATTTCAAGCCCGCGACTAA
- the LOC108816066 gene encoding pathogen-associated molecular patterns-induced protein A70 has protein sequence MELVTTLASWLTPTTLFLLLNFTIGTIFFTNKFGPCSKKHQPHQDGFGSGHNHSQARLARPPSFVDRVKSINFSLYNSPSHESEIHFHGSDSNPNPPLSLLQRVKSFNMPSFKFPQHNSEGDYAAYALTTPPEDTNRVDPIDKNSEDNVNVPTQPRPGGPSLLQRVKSIKLPSLYRSEPEQSSEEKAPERTKSESSKPATKSKKKKAAKKMTRSASEKVGVGCIGREEETVEAVEKRRPETTRVERTTSIDEGEEGVDDKASDFINKFKQQLKLQRLDSFLRYREMLKNT, from the coding sequence ATGGAGCTCGTCACAACTCTGGCCAGCTGGTTAACGCCGACgactctcttcctcctcctcaatTTCACCATCGGCACCATTTTCTTCACTAACAAGTTCGGTCCCTGTTCCAAGAAACACCAACCGCATCAAGATGGGTTCGGTTCAGGTCATAACCATTCTCAGGCGCGGTTAGCCAGACCTCCCTCGTTCGTAGACAGAGTCAAGTCCATCAACTTCAGTCTCTACAACTCTCCTTCCCATGAATCCGAGATCCACTTCCACGGGTCGGATTCTAACCCGAACccgcctctctctctcctgCAACGGGTCAAATCCTTCAACATGCCTTCCTTCAAGTTCCCGCAACACAATTCAGAGGGAGACTACGCTGCTTACGCACTCACGACCCCACCCGAAGATACGAACCGGGTCGACCCGATCGACAAGAACTCGGAAGATAACGTTAACGTACCGACACAACCTAGACCCGGAGGTCCATCTCTCTTGCAGCGGGTAAAGTCCATTAAACTCCCTTCATTGTATAGATCAGAGCCAGAACAGAGCTCCGAAGAGAAAGCGCCGGAGAGGACGAAGTCGGAGTCGAGTAAGCCGGCGACGaagagtaagaagaagaaggcggCGAAGAAGATGACGAGATCCGCTAGCGAGAAAGTCGGCGTCGGGTGCATTGGCCGGGAGGAGGAGACGGTTGAGGCAGTGGAGAAGAGGCGCCCGGAGACGACGAGAGTCGAGAGGACGACGTCGAtcgatgaaggagaagaaggtgtCGACGACAAAGCTTCCGACTTCATCAACAAGTTTAAGCAGCAGCTGAAACTACAGAGGCTAGATTCGTTTCTCAGGTACAGGGAGATGCTCAAGAACACTTGA
- the LOC108826227 gene encoding beta-galactosidase 12 isoform X3, which yields MGLNLRNKAWIFLGIICCSSLICSVKAMVTYDHKAVIINGQRRILLSGSIHYPRSTAEMWPDLIQKAKEGGLDVIQTYVFWNGHEPSPGQYYFEDRYDLVKFVKLVQQAGLYVHLRIGPYVCAEWNLGGFPVWLKYVPGMAFRTDNEPFKAAMQKFTEKIVGMMKEEKLFETQGGPIILSQIENEYGPIEWEIGAPGKAYTKWAAQMAEGLSTGVPWIMCKQDDAPDSIINTCNGYYCENFKPNSDNKPKMWTENWTGWFTEFGGAVPYRPAEDIAFSVARFIQNGGSFINYYMYHGGTNFDRTAGEFMATSYDYNAPLDEYGLPREPKYSHLTKLHKVIKLCEPALVSVDPTVTSLGDKQEAHVFKSKSSCSAFLSNYNASSAARVSFGGSTYDLPPWSVSILPNCKTEYYNTAKVQVSARSIHMKMVPTNTQLSWGSYSEEIPSPNYNGTFTKDGLVEQISITRDKTDYFCITIGADEKFLKTGEDPLLTIESAGHALSVFVNGQLAGTAYGSLEKPKLTFSQKIKLTAGVNKLALLSIAVGLPNVGLHYETRNTGVLGPVTLEGVNSGTWDMSKWKWSYKIGTKGEALSLHTVTGSSTVEWKEGSLVAKKQPLTWYKSTFDTTAGNEPLALDMNTMGKGQVWINGQNIGRHWPAYKARGKCERCSYAGTFNEKKCLSNCGEASQRWYHVPRSWLKPSANLIVVLEEWGGDPNGISLVRRTSKKIASESIFSG from the exons ATGGGGTTGAATTTAAGGAATAAGGCTTGGATTTTTCTGGGTATTATTTGTTGTTCATCGTTGATTTGTTCAGTTAAAGCAATGGTCACTTACGATCATAAAGCCGTGATCATCAATGGTCAGAGAAGGATTCTTCTATCTGGGTCCATTCACTACCCAAGAAGCACAGCTGAG ATGTGGCCTGATCTTATACAGAAGGCCAAAGAAGGAGGCTTGGATGTTATACAGACTTACGTTTTCTGGAATGGGCATGAACCTTCTCCTGGACAA TATTATTTTGAGGACAGATATGATCTGGTTAAGTTCGTTAAGCTGGTACAACAAGCTGGTCTGTATGTTCATCTCAGAATTGGTCCTTACGTTTGTGCCGAATGGAACTTAGG AGGGTTTCCTGTTTGGCTCAAATATGTTCCCGGTATGGCATTTAGGACCGACAATGAACCTTTCAAG GCTGCAATGCAAAAATTCACTGAGAAGATTGTGGGGATgatgaaagaagaaaaattgtTTGAGACACAAGGAGGACCCATCATTCTGTCACAG ATAGAAAATGAGTATGGACCAATAGAGTGGGAGATAGGAGCACCAGGAAAAGCATACACAAAATGGGCAGCTCAAATGGCAGAAGGACTCTCCACAGGTGTCCCATGGATTATGTGCAAGCAAGATGATGCTCCTGACTCCATT ATAAACACATGCAATGGGTATTATTGTGagaatttcaaaccaaattcaGACAACAAGCCGAAGATGTGGACAGAAAACTGGACTGGTTG gtTCACGGAGTTTGGAGGTGCCGTACCATACAGACCAGCCGAAGACATTGCCTTCTCTGTGGCTCGCTTCATACAGAACGGTGGCTCCTTCATCAATTACTATATG TACCACGGAGGAACGAACTTCGACAGAACAGCCGGTGAGTTCATGGCTACTAGCTATGACTACAATGCTCCACTCGATGAATACG GGTTACCGAGAGAACCTAAGTATAGTCACTTAACGAAGTTACATAAGGTCATCAAGCTCTGTGAGCCAGCATTGGTCTCTGTTGATCCTACAGTCACATCCCTCGGTGATAAACAAGAA GCTCATGTGTTCAAATCCAAGTCATCTTGCTCTGCTTTTCTCTCAAACTACAACGCTAGTTCTGCTGCAAGAGTCTCCTTCGGGGGATCTACATATGATCTACCTCCTTGGTCTGTTAGTATTCTACCAAACTGCAAAACCGAATATTACAACACTGCAAAG GTACAGGTCAGTGCACGAAGCATACACATGAAGATGGTTCCCACAAACACACAATTATCTTGGGGATCATACAGCGAAGAGATTCCTTCTCCAAATTATAATGGTACATTTACCAAAGATGGGCTTGTGGAACAGATAAGCATCACCAGAGACAAGACTGACTATTTCTG CATTACAATCGGTGCTGATGAGAAGTTCTTGAAGACTGGTGAAGACCCTCTTCTTACTATTGAATCAGCTGGACATGCTCTTAGTGTATTCGTTAATGGTCAGCTTGCAG GAACTGCTTACGGATCACTGGAGAAACCAAAGCTAACATTTAGTCAGAAGATCAAACTAACTGCAGGAGTCAACAAACTTGCCCTGTTAAGTATAGCAGTGGGTCTCCCG AACGTTGGCTTGCATTATGAGACTAGGAATACTGGTGTTCTTGGCCCAGTCACACTGGAGGGAGTTAACTCCGGAACATGGGATATGTCTAAATGGAAATGGTCCTACAAG ATTGGTACTAAAGGTGAAGCTCTGAGCCTTCATACCGTAACCGGGAGTTCCACCGTTGAATGGAAAGAAGGATCATTGGTGGCCAAGAAACAACCCTTGACCTGGTACAAG tctACTTTTGACACAACAGCAGGCAATGAACCATTGGCTTTGGACATGAACACAATGGGGAAAGGACAAGTCTGGATAAATGGTCAGAACATTGGACGTCACTGGCCTGCATATAAAGCTCGTGGGAAATGTGAACGGTGCAGCTATGCTGGAACGTTCAACGAGAAGAAATGTTTGAGTAACTGTGGAGAAGCTTCTCAAAGATG GTACCATGTGCCTCGTTCGTGGCTGAAGCCATCTGCGAACTTAATAGTTGTACTTGAGGAGTGGGGTGGTGACCCCAATGGGATCTCTCTTGTACGAAGAACATCCAAGAAAATAGCTTCTGAGTCCATCTTTTCAGGATAA
- the LOC108826227 gene encoding beta-galactosidase 12 isoform X2 — protein sequence MGLNLRNKAWIFLGIICCSSLICSVKAMVTYDHKAVIINGQRRILLSGSIHYPRSTAEMWPDLIQKAKEGGLDVIQTYVFWNGHEPSPGQYYFEDRYDLVKFVKLVQQAGLYVHLRIGPYVCAEWNLGGFPVWLKYVPGMAFRTDNEPFKAAMQKFTEKIVGMMKEEKLFETQGGPIILSQIENEYGPIEWEIGAPGKAYTKWAAQMAEGLSTGVPWIMCKQDDAPDSIINTCNGYYCENFKPNSDNKPKMWTENWTGWFTEFGGAVPYRPAEDIAFSVARFIQNGGSFINYYMYHGGTNFDRTAGEFMATSYDYNAPLDEYGLPREPKYSHLTKLHKVIKLCEPALVSVDPTVTSLGDKQEAHVFKSKSSCSAFLSNYNASSAARVSFGGSTYDLPPWSVSILPNCKTEYYNTAKVSARSIHMKMVPTNTQLSWGSYSEEIPSPNYNGTFTKDGLVEQISITRDKTDYFWYLTDITIGADEKFLKTGEDPLLTIESAGHALSVFVNGQLAGTAYGSLEKPKLTFSQKIKLTAGVNKLALLSIAVGLPNVGLHYETRNTGVLGPVTLEGVNSGTWDMSKWKWSYKIGTKGEALSLHTVTGSSTVEWKEGSLVAKKQPLTWYKSTFDTTAGNEPLALDMNTMGKGQVWINGQNIGRHWPAYKARGKCERCSYAGTFNEKKCLSNCGEASQRWYHVPRSWLKPSANLIVVLEEWGGDPNGISLVRRTSKKIASESIFSG from the exons ATGGGGTTGAATTTAAGGAATAAGGCTTGGATTTTTCTGGGTATTATTTGTTGTTCATCGTTGATTTGTTCAGTTAAAGCAATGGTCACTTACGATCATAAAGCCGTGATCATCAATGGTCAGAGAAGGATTCTTCTATCTGGGTCCATTCACTACCCAAGAAGCACAGCTGAG ATGTGGCCTGATCTTATACAGAAGGCCAAAGAAGGAGGCTTGGATGTTATACAGACTTACGTTTTCTGGAATGGGCATGAACCTTCTCCTGGACAA TATTATTTTGAGGACAGATATGATCTGGTTAAGTTCGTTAAGCTGGTACAACAAGCTGGTCTGTATGTTCATCTCAGAATTGGTCCTTACGTTTGTGCCGAATGGAACTTAGG AGGGTTTCCTGTTTGGCTCAAATATGTTCCCGGTATGGCATTTAGGACCGACAATGAACCTTTCAAG GCTGCAATGCAAAAATTCACTGAGAAGATTGTGGGGATgatgaaagaagaaaaattgtTTGAGACACAAGGAGGACCCATCATTCTGTCACAG ATAGAAAATGAGTATGGACCAATAGAGTGGGAGATAGGAGCACCAGGAAAAGCATACACAAAATGGGCAGCTCAAATGGCAGAAGGACTCTCCACAGGTGTCCCATGGATTATGTGCAAGCAAGATGATGCTCCTGACTCCATT ATAAACACATGCAATGGGTATTATTGTGagaatttcaaaccaaattcaGACAACAAGCCGAAGATGTGGACAGAAAACTGGACTGGTTG gtTCACGGAGTTTGGAGGTGCCGTACCATACAGACCAGCCGAAGACATTGCCTTCTCTGTGGCTCGCTTCATACAGAACGGTGGCTCCTTCATCAATTACTATATG TACCACGGAGGAACGAACTTCGACAGAACAGCCGGTGAGTTCATGGCTACTAGCTATGACTACAATGCTCCACTCGATGAATACG GGTTACCGAGAGAACCTAAGTATAGTCACTTAACGAAGTTACATAAGGTCATCAAGCTCTGTGAGCCAGCATTGGTCTCTGTTGATCCTACAGTCACATCCCTCGGTGATAAACAAGAA GCTCATGTGTTCAAATCCAAGTCATCTTGCTCTGCTTTTCTCTCAAACTACAACGCTAGTTCTGCTGCAAGAGTCTCCTTCGGGGGATCTACATATGATCTACCTCCTTGGTCTGTTAGTATTCTACCAAACTGCAAAACCGAATATTACAACACTGCAAAG GTCAGTGCACGAAGCATACACATGAAGATGGTTCCCACAAACACACAATTATCTTGGGGATCATACAGCGAAGAGATTCCTTCTCCAAATTATAATGGTACATTTACCAAAGATGGGCTTGTGGAACAGATAAGCATCACCAGAGACAAGACTGACTATTTCTGGTATCTGACAGA CATTACAATCGGTGCTGATGAGAAGTTCTTGAAGACTGGTGAAGACCCTCTTCTTACTATTGAATCAGCTGGACATGCTCTTAGTGTATTCGTTAATGGTCAGCTTGCAG GAACTGCTTACGGATCACTGGAGAAACCAAAGCTAACATTTAGTCAGAAGATCAAACTAACTGCAGGAGTCAACAAACTTGCCCTGTTAAGTATAGCAGTGGGTCTCCCG AACGTTGGCTTGCATTATGAGACTAGGAATACTGGTGTTCTTGGCCCAGTCACACTGGAGGGAGTTAACTCCGGAACATGGGATATGTCTAAATGGAAATGGTCCTACAAG ATTGGTACTAAAGGTGAAGCTCTGAGCCTTCATACCGTAACCGGGAGTTCCACCGTTGAATGGAAAGAAGGATCATTGGTGGCCAAGAAACAACCCTTGACCTGGTACAAG tctACTTTTGACACAACAGCAGGCAATGAACCATTGGCTTTGGACATGAACACAATGGGGAAAGGACAAGTCTGGATAAATGGTCAGAACATTGGACGTCACTGGCCTGCATATAAAGCTCGTGGGAAATGTGAACGGTGCAGCTATGCTGGAACGTTCAACGAGAAGAAATGTTTGAGTAACTGTGGAGAAGCTTCTCAAAGATG GTACCATGTGCCTCGTTCGTGGCTGAAGCCATCTGCGAACTTAATAGTTGTACTTGAGGAGTGGGGTGGTGACCCCAATGGGATCTCTCTTGTACGAAGAACATCCAAGAAAATAGCTTCTGAGTCCATCTTTTCAGGATAA
- the LOC108826227 gene encoding beta-galactosidase 12 isoform X1 yields the protein MGLNLRNKAWIFLGIICCSSLICSVKAMVTYDHKAVIINGQRRILLSGSIHYPRSTAEMWPDLIQKAKEGGLDVIQTYVFWNGHEPSPGQYYFEDRYDLVKFVKLVQQAGLYVHLRIGPYVCAEWNLGGFPVWLKYVPGMAFRTDNEPFKAAMQKFTEKIVGMMKEEKLFETQGGPIILSQIENEYGPIEWEIGAPGKAYTKWAAQMAEGLSTGVPWIMCKQDDAPDSIINTCNGYYCENFKPNSDNKPKMWTENWTGWFTEFGGAVPYRPAEDIAFSVARFIQNGGSFINYYMYHGGTNFDRTAGEFMATSYDYNAPLDEYGLPREPKYSHLTKLHKVIKLCEPALVSVDPTVTSLGDKQEAHVFKSKSSCSAFLSNYNASSAARVSFGGSTYDLPPWSVSILPNCKTEYYNTAKVQVSARSIHMKMVPTNTQLSWGSYSEEIPSPNYNGTFTKDGLVEQISITRDKTDYFWYLTDITIGADEKFLKTGEDPLLTIESAGHALSVFVNGQLAGTAYGSLEKPKLTFSQKIKLTAGVNKLALLSIAVGLPNVGLHYETRNTGVLGPVTLEGVNSGTWDMSKWKWSYKIGTKGEALSLHTVTGSSTVEWKEGSLVAKKQPLTWYKSTFDTTAGNEPLALDMNTMGKGQVWINGQNIGRHWPAYKARGKCERCSYAGTFNEKKCLSNCGEASQRWYHVPRSWLKPSANLIVVLEEWGGDPNGISLVRRTSKKIASESIFSG from the exons ATGGGGTTGAATTTAAGGAATAAGGCTTGGATTTTTCTGGGTATTATTTGTTGTTCATCGTTGATTTGTTCAGTTAAAGCAATGGTCACTTACGATCATAAAGCCGTGATCATCAATGGTCAGAGAAGGATTCTTCTATCTGGGTCCATTCACTACCCAAGAAGCACAGCTGAG ATGTGGCCTGATCTTATACAGAAGGCCAAAGAAGGAGGCTTGGATGTTATACAGACTTACGTTTTCTGGAATGGGCATGAACCTTCTCCTGGACAA TATTATTTTGAGGACAGATATGATCTGGTTAAGTTCGTTAAGCTGGTACAACAAGCTGGTCTGTATGTTCATCTCAGAATTGGTCCTTACGTTTGTGCCGAATGGAACTTAGG AGGGTTTCCTGTTTGGCTCAAATATGTTCCCGGTATGGCATTTAGGACCGACAATGAACCTTTCAAG GCTGCAATGCAAAAATTCACTGAGAAGATTGTGGGGATgatgaaagaagaaaaattgtTTGAGACACAAGGAGGACCCATCATTCTGTCACAG ATAGAAAATGAGTATGGACCAATAGAGTGGGAGATAGGAGCACCAGGAAAAGCATACACAAAATGGGCAGCTCAAATGGCAGAAGGACTCTCCACAGGTGTCCCATGGATTATGTGCAAGCAAGATGATGCTCCTGACTCCATT ATAAACACATGCAATGGGTATTATTGTGagaatttcaaaccaaattcaGACAACAAGCCGAAGATGTGGACAGAAAACTGGACTGGTTG gtTCACGGAGTTTGGAGGTGCCGTACCATACAGACCAGCCGAAGACATTGCCTTCTCTGTGGCTCGCTTCATACAGAACGGTGGCTCCTTCATCAATTACTATATG TACCACGGAGGAACGAACTTCGACAGAACAGCCGGTGAGTTCATGGCTACTAGCTATGACTACAATGCTCCACTCGATGAATACG GGTTACCGAGAGAACCTAAGTATAGTCACTTAACGAAGTTACATAAGGTCATCAAGCTCTGTGAGCCAGCATTGGTCTCTGTTGATCCTACAGTCACATCCCTCGGTGATAAACAAGAA GCTCATGTGTTCAAATCCAAGTCATCTTGCTCTGCTTTTCTCTCAAACTACAACGCTAGTTCTGCTGCAAGAGTCTCCTTCGGGGGATCTACATATGATCTACCTCCTTGGTCTGTTAGTATTCTACCAAACTGCAAAACCGAATATTACAACACTGCAAAG GTACAGGTCAGTGCACGAAGCATACACATGAAGATGGTTCCCACAAACACACAATTATCTTGGGGATCATACAGCGAAGAGATTCCTTCTCCAAATTATAATGGTACATTTACCAAAGATGGGCTTGTGGAACAGATAAGCATCACCAGAGACAAGACTGACTATTTCTGGTATCTGACAGA CATTACAATCGGTGCTGATGAGAAGTTCTTGAAGACTGGTGAAGACCCTCTTCTTACTATTGAATCAGCTGGACATGCTCTTAGTGTATTCGTTAATGGTCAGCTTGCAG GAACTGCTTACGGATCACTGGAGAAACCAAAGCTAACATTTAGTCAGAAGATCAAACTAACTGCAGGAGTCAACAAACTTGCCCTGTTAAGTATAGCAGTGGGTCTCCCG AACGTTGGCTTGCATTATGAGACTAGGAATACTGGTGTTCTTGGCCCAGTCACACTGGAGGGAGTTAACTCCGGAACATGGGATATGTCTAAATGGAAATGGTCCTACAAG ATTGGTACTAAAGGTGAAGCTCTGAGCCTTCATACCGTAACCGGGAGTTCCACCGTTGAATGGAAAGAAGGATCATTGGTGGCCAAGAAACAACCCTTGACCTGGTACAAG tctACTTTTGACACAACAGCAGGCAATGAACCATTGGCTTTGGACATGAACACAATGGGGAAAGGACAAGTCTGGATAAATGGTCAGAACATTGGACGTCACTGGCCTGCATATAAAGCTCGTGGGAAATGTGAACGGTGCAGCTATGCTGGAACGTTCAACGAGAAGAAATGTTTGAGTAACTGTGGAGAAGCTTCTCAAAGATG GTACCATGTGCCTCGTTCGTGGCTGAAGCCATCTGCGAACTTAATAGTTGTACTTGAGGAGTGGGGTGGTGACCCCAATGGGATCTCTCTTGTACGAAGAACATCCAAGAAAATAGCTTCTGAGTCCATCTTTTCAGGATAA
- the LOC108840079 gene encoding putative GATA transcription factor 22, translating into MGSSFHYSIDLNEDQIDQPFFSPLGSSLHHNHHRYHDDDDHLTPWNLSSSSSSLTAPSLSHLPFLINSHQDQVHVGYNNNTFHGFLDPYLSQSLETKKFVSNDGGSPSSDQMVPKKETRLKLTILKKDRHHDHEQVKLMKRKTMIKKTSANQYNIIVNETGYNGSNNCVIRICSDCNTTKTPLWRSGPRGPKSLCNACGIRQRKARQAAMAAAGATTNSEYLSPPLLKKKMQSKNKRSNEVSNLYSSLAPKVKKCKSTNTSMEPVRSGYLENQGKSTMSSSSTSSSSNKFYSDDLAMMLRKSSAYQQVFPQDEKEAAILLMALSYGMVHG; encoded by the exons ATGGGTTCGAGTTTTCATTACAGTATAGATCTCAATGAAGATCAAATCGACCAACCTTTTTTCTCTCCTCTTGGATCCTCTCTTCATCATAACCACCATCGATATCATGATGATGACGATCATTTAACTCCTTGGAAtctctcttcttcatcatcttctttgaCTGCACCATCTCTTTCTCACCTCCCTTTCTTGATCAACTCTCACCAAGATCAAGTACATGTTGGGTATAACAACAACACTTTTCATGGTTTTCTTGATCCCTATCTCTCCCAATCCCTCGAG ACCAAGAAGTTTGTCTCTAATGATGGTGGATCACCATCAAGCGATCAAATGGTGCCAAAGAAGGAGACACGACTAAAATTGACAATACTGAAGAAAGACAGGCATCATGATCATGAACAGGTGAAACtgatgaagaggaagacgatGATCAAGAAAACCTCGGCAAACCAGTACAATATTATTGTTAACGAGACTGGTTATAACGGAAGCAACAATTGCGTAATTAGGATTTGTTCCGATTGTAACACGACCAAGACTCCTCTTTGGAGAAGTGGTCCGAGAGGTCCCAAG TCTCTATGTAATGCGTGTGGGATAAGGCAAAGGAAGGCGAGGCAGGCCGCTATGGCAGCTGCAGGCGCAACCACAAACTCTGAGTACTTGTCACCACCCCTCCTGAAGAAAAAGATGCAAAGCAAGAACAAGAGATCAAATGAAGTTAGCAATCTCTATTCTTCTTTGGCTCCAAAGGTAAAGAAATGTAAGAGCACGAATACATCGATGGAGCCCGTAAGATCCGGATATTTGGAGAACCAAGGCAAATCCACTATGTCGTCTTCCTCGACATCTTCCTCTTCAAACAAGTTTTATTCTGATGATCTAGCGATGATGTTGAGAAAAAGCTCAGCTTATCAGCAAGTTTTTCCTCAAGATGAGAAGGAGGCTGCCATTTTACTAATGGCTCTATCGTACGGAATGGTTCACGGGTGA